In one window of Sandaracinaceae bacterium DNA:
- a CDS encoding DUF2470 domain-containing protein — protein MTDAHGREGPRPNALYDIEVRTPTHAERVRTLVAGCATATLSTLAVDPAGFPYGTYVTFAMAESSPVLLVSRIAEHTKNLAADARASLLVHETGKPDPLANARATLVGRFRQLAKEDSADARAAFLAAHPYAANFVDYDDFAFHVMDVEHVRYIGGYGRMSWVTAADFGEATVDPIAPFIEGIVRHMNEDHADALRLYCEAFSRAPDTERAVMTTIDRYGFEMTAYGPFGQGPVRLAFPHPIADATEARKALVAMVAAARQQLST, from the coding sequence ATGACCGACGCCCACGGCCGCGAAGGCCCACGCCCGAACGCGCTCTACGACATCGAGGTGCGCACCCCCACGCACGCCGAGCGCGTGCGCACGCTGGTGGCCGGCTGCGCGACCGCGACGCTGAGCACGCTGGCGGTGGACCCGGCGGGCTTCCCCTACGGGACGTACGTCACGTTCGCCATGGCCGAGAGCTCGCCCGTACTGCTGGTGTCGCGCATCGCGGAGCACACCAAGAACCTGGCCGCCGACGCGCGCGCCTCGCTGCTGGTGCACGAGACGGGCAAGCCGGACCCGCTGGCCAACGCGCGCGCCACGCTGGTGGGGCGCTTCCGCCAGCTCGCGAAGGAGGACTCGGCAGACGCGCGCGCGGCGTTCCTCGCGGCCCACCCCTACGCCGCCAACTTCGTCGACTACGACGACTTCGCGTTCCACGTCATGGACGTCGAGCACGTGCGCTACATCGGCGGCTATGGGCGCATGTCGTGGGTCACGGCCGCGGACTTCGGCGAGGCCACGGTGGACCCCATCGCACCCTTCATCGAGGGCATCGTGCGCCACATGAACGAGGACCACGCGGACGCGCTGCGCCTCTACTGCGAGGCCTTCTCGCGAGCGCCCGACACCGAGCGCGCGGTGATGACCACCATCGACCGCTACGGCTTCGAGATGACCGCCTACGGCCCCTTCGGTCAGGGCCCCGTGCGGCTGGCCTTCCCGCACCCGATCGCGGACGCCACCGAGGCGCGCAAGGCGCTGGTGGCCATGGTGGCGGCGGCGCGTCAGCAGCTGAGCACCTGA
- a CDS encoding long-chain fatty acid--CoA ligase yields MTFSTMQERPLLISGMFEHGRRIYGESRVITMSPGGRHEASFAEVGKRTHALAHALRKLGVGVEDRVATFCWNDQAHLEAYFAISGMGAVLHTLNIRLFPDQLSYVITHADDQVILVNDTLVPLLAKVIAECQTVKHIVVIGAGDASALEAAPNATLHRYEDLVQASLADGDYAWPDLDERAPAAMAYTSGTTGNPKGVVYSHRSTYLHALGLASGATSGLSERDMVLPVVPMFHANAWGIPYAAWLMGSDFLMPGPLLQPEPLVAMIQKEKPTFAGAVPSIWTGMLHFCEGKDVDLSSLRLVLCGGSAVPEALMRGFQEKHGVVMIQAWGMTETSPLGAVSYAPRQAKPEEEWLYRNRTGRVSAGVEMRIVADDGSVLPWDGESVGEIQVRGPWVTGSYYGVEDGVGEPSKFHDGWLRTGDVGYVDSRGYCQITDRAKDVIKSGGEWISSVELENAIMAHPDVLEAAVVGVPDPKWEERPLACIVPKPGATVTDQAINDFLGDKVAKWWLPERYAFIAEVPKTSVGKFDKKVLRAQYADGKLTVITRE; encoded by the coding sequence ATGACGTTCAGCACGATGCAAGAGCGGCCGCTGCTCATCTCGGGGATGTTCGAGCACGGTCGGCGAATCTACGGCGAGAGCCGCGTGATCACCATGTCGCCGGGCGGGCGGCACGAGGCCTCGTTCGCCGAGGTGGGCAAGCGCACGCACGCGCTGGCACACGCGCTGCGCAAGCTGGGCGTCGGCGTCGAAGACCGCGTCGCCACGTTCTGCTGGAACGACCAGGCACACCTCGAGGCGTACTTCGCCATCTCGGGCATGGGCGCGGTGCTGCACACGCTCAACATCCGGCTCTTCCCGGACCAGCTCAGCTACGTCATCACGCACGCGGACGACCAGGTCATCCTCGTCAACGACACGCTGGTGCCGCTGCTCGCCAAGGTCATCGCCGAGTGCCAGACGGTGAAGCACATCGTGGTCATCGGCGCGGGGGACGCGTCCGCGCTCGAGGCGGCGCCCAACGCCACGCTGCACCGCTACGAAGACCTGGTGCAGGCCAGCCTCGCAGACGGCGACTACGCCTGGCCCGACCTCGACGAGCGCGCGCCGGCGGCCATGGCCTACACCAGCGGCACCACCGGCAACCCCAAGGGCGTCGTCTACAGCCACCGTTCCACGTACCTGCACGCGCTCGGGCTCGCCAGCGGCGCCACCAGCGGTCTGAGCGAGCGCGACATGGTGCTGCCGGTGGTCCCCATGTTCCACGCCAACGCGTGGGGCATCCCGTACGCGGCCTGGCTCATGGGCTCGGACTTCCTCATGCCCGGGCCGCTGCTCCAGCCGGAGCCCCTGGTCGCGATGATCCAGAAGGAGAAGCCCACCTTCGCGGGCGCCGTGCCCAGCATTTGGACGGGCATGCTGCACTTCTGTGAGGGCAAGGACGTGGACCTCAGCTCGCTGCGCCTGGTGCTCTGCGGCGGCAGCGCGGTGCCCGAGGCCCTGATGCGCGGTTTCCAGGAGAAGCACGGCGTGGTCATGATTCAGGCCTGGGGCATGACCGAGACCAGCCCCCTCGGCGCCGTGTCCTACGCGCCCCGGCAGGCCAAGCCAGAGGAGGAGTGGCTGTACCGCAACCGCACCGGCCGCGTGTCCGCCGGGGTGGAGATGCGCATCGTCGCCGACGATGGCAGCGTGCTCCCGTGGGACGGCGAGTCGGTGGGCGAGATCCAGGTGCGCGGCCCGTGGGTGACGGGCAGCTACTACGGCGTCGAGGATGGCGTGGGCGAGCCCAGCAAGTTCCACGACGGCTGGCTGCGCACCGGTGACGTGGGCTACGTCGACTCGCGCGGCTACTGCCAGATCACCGACCGCGCCAAGGACGTCATCAAGTCGGGCGGCGAGTGGATCAGCTCGGTGGAGCTGGAGAACGCCATCATGGCCCACCCCGACGTGCTCGAGGCGGCCGTCGTCGGCGTGCCCGACCCCAAGTGGGAGGAGCGCCCTCTCGCGTGCATCGTGCCGAAGCCGGGCGCGACCGTGACCGACCAGGCGATCAACGACTTCCTCGGCGACAAGGTGGCCAAGTGGTGGCTGCCCGAGCGCTACGCGTTCATCGCCGAGGTGCCCAAGACCAGCGTGGGCAAGTTCGACAAGAAGGTGCTGCGCGCGCAGTACGCCGACGGCAAGCTCACGGTCATCACGCGCGAGTGA